GGCGCGGTTCAGCGCCTCGCCCGCGGTGAAGATGCGGGGGCCGGCGATCCGCCCGGACCTCACCGCCTCGCGCAGCGCCACGCCGTCGGCCGCCGGCGCCGCGGGGTTCCGGACGGTCGTGATCCCGGAGGCGAGAAGGATCTTCAGCACGCGCTCGGAGACGGTCCGGTCGTCGTGGTCCTTCAGGCGGCCCCGCTCGTCGGGAGGGAGGATCGCCACGTGCGCGTGCATGTCGATCAGCCCGGGGATCAGAAAGCGCCCGGTGAGGTCCTTCACCTCCGCCCCTTCCGGGATCGGGAACGACGTCGCGTCTCCGACGCGGACGATGCGCCCCTCCTCCACGACGACGACCGCGTTCGGGCGCGGCGGCTCCCCCGTCCCGTCGATGAGCGTCGCCCCCTTGAGCACGACGAGGGCGGCCATGGCCCACGTCGAGCCGGGGCGCGTCACGTCAGCGCCCGAACAAGCGGGGGAGGGTCATCGTCAGCGCGGAGAAGTAGGTGATCAGGAGGACGCCGAACAGGAGGACGAGGAGCATCGGGACGACCGCTCGGTAAATCTCGGGGAGGGGCTTGTTGAAGCGGTACGACGAGAGGAAGAGGTTCATCCCGACCGGCGGCGTCAGGTACCCGAGCTCGAGGTTCGACAGGAAGATGATGCCGAGGTGGATCGGGTTGATGTGATACGCCGCGCCGAGCGGGAGGATGAGAGGCACGACGACGACGATCGCCGAGAAGATGTCCATCAGGCAGCCGACGACGAGGAGGAAGACGTTGAGAAGGAGCAGGAAGACGAAGCGCGAGTGGACCGCCCCCGTCACCCACGTGACCATCTTCGCAGGGATCTCGGCGTCCACCAGGTAGTTCGTGAAGCCCAGGGCGACGCCGAGGATGATGAGGACGCCGCCGACGAGGATGCCGCACTCTGCGGTGACGCGCGGCGTGTCACGGAACACCTTCAGGTCCTTGTAGATGAACGTCTCGACGATGAAGGCGTAGAGCGCGGTGAGGGCCGCCGCCTCGACGAGCGTCGCGAAGCCGCCGTAGAGGCCGACGAGGACGACCACCGGAAGGAGCAGCTCCCACTTCGCGTCCCACGCGGCGCGCCACGCCTCCTTCGCGTCGAACCGCTGTCGGGTGGATTTGTCGGCGGAGCTCGAGCGGCTTCCCCACCAGGCGGCGAGGCCGAGCATGAGGATCCCCGGGACGGCGCCGCCGAGGAACATCCTGTCGATCGGCGTGCGCGCGACGATGCCGTAGAGGATCACCGGGAGGCTGGGCGGAAAAAGGAGGCCGAGCGAGCCGGCGGCGGTGAGGAGCCCCAGCGAGCTCTTCTCCGAGTACCTCGCGGCGAGGAGGACGGGCATCAGGAGGCCGCCGAGGGCGAGGATCGTCACCCCCGACGCGCCGGTGAAAGAAGTGAAGAAGGCGCACACCAGGACGGTGACGACGGCGGGGCCGCCGCGAAGCCATCCGGCGAGGGCCTGGAAGAGGCGCACGAGGCGCTTGCTGGCGCCCCCTTCGGCGAGGAAGTAGCCGGCGAGGGTGAAGAGGGGGATCGTCGGGAGGGTGGGGGAGACGACCATCCGGTACGTCTCGACCGGGATCGCCGCGATCGGCACCTCCTCTCCCCAGAAGAGGATCAGCGCGAGGCCCCCGAGGGTCGTGAAGACGGGGGCGCCGAAG
The sequence above is a segment of the Acidobacteriota bacterium genome. Coding sequences within it:
- a CDS encoding amidohydrolase family protein, which encodes MTRPGSTWAMAALVVLKGATLIDGTGEPPRPNAVVVVEEGRIVRVGDATSFPIPEGAEVKDLTGRFLIPGLIDMHAHVAILPPDERGRLKDHDDRTVSERVLKILLASGITTVRNPAAPAADGVALREAVRSGRIAGPRIFTAGEALNRA
- a CDS encoding TRAP transporter large permease subunit, translated to MSRYLRQAENVLVSIPLGAMAILPIAEIVLRTTMGVGLPASNSVVQHLTLVVAMLGAGIAAREKRLLSLSTGASLLKGLPGTVARIFSGSFAAAMTLLLAIASAQFVASERAGGNFLVGAFPLWLAEVVLPIGFAVVAARLLWHTGTSWAERAVSALIVAAILAVGAHPFVTPHSLVIPAVVALLLATVFGAPVFTTLGGLALILFWGEEVPIAAIPVETYRMVVSPTLPTIPLFTLAGYFLAEGGASKRLVRLFQALAGWLRGGPAVVTVLVCAFFTSFTGASGVTILALGGLLMPVLLAARYSEKSSLGLLTAAGSLGLLFPPSLPVILYGIVARTPIDRMFLGGAVPGILMLGLAAWWGSRSSSADKSTRQRFDAKEAWRAAWDAKWELLLPVVVLVGLYGGFATLVEAAALTALYAFIVETFIYKDLKVFRDTPRVTAECGILVGGVLIILGVALGFTNYLVDAEIPAKMVTWVTGAVHSRFVFLLLLNVFLLVVGCLMDIFSAIVVVVPLILPLGAAYHINPIHLGIIFLSNLELGYLTPPVGMNLFLSSYRFNKPLPEIYRAVVPMLLVLLFGVLLITYFSALTMTLPRLFGR